A stretch of DNA from Lentisphaera araneosa HTCC2155:
TTTGGGTACGAAGGAGGTGGATCTTCTGGATCCCCGCCCACACTTACAACAAGGCTTTCTTCCACAACGAGCCAATCATAAGTCAGGTCATCTCCATTGCGGTCAATGGCATCGACTCGGGCAACGTACAAACGATCGCCTTCAATGACTTTTTGGTCAAAATCTGCTGAGATCTTCATGATATTTGGGCAGCGATTTTCGGGCCATTCACCAGTCCAAGCCTTTACCATGGCATCCACTTGTGGAAGCTTTTCCATTGTCGGTAAACACATGCCAAACCAAGTAGAGGTTTTTTCTTGTTTCCAACCCCATAGGAAAGCGAAAGTCCCCAAGCACATTTCTTTTCCTTCGTTAATATCGCAGACGAGTTTGTGCGAAGAATAATAAGTTTTTGATTTATCGGTACTATTGGGTTCTATGGGCGCTCCCCAGGAAGTTTTTGGAACTTCCCAAAAACCCATTACGCCAAATTCCGTCACTGCAAAAGGCTTGCTCCAAGCATGAGCTTTCAGTGCTTCACCTGTTCCAGCCGCTGAACCATAGGCATTCACACCTAGAACGTCAATACTTGGGTAGTGCTGCATAATGCTTTTGACTTTACCTGCACCAGAACCCGCGATCACAGTCATCACTGGGTGGTGGGGATCTTCTTCTTTAATAATTTGAGCTAAAATTTCGAGCTCTTTAATCACCGCTGGGTTGGGATTTTGTTTAACGGGATCTTCCATCTCATTTCCCAAGCCCCACATCGCAATCGCAGGATGATTTTTCCATTTACGTACAGATTGACGCACGTGCTCGCGTTGCTTCTTGAGTTGTTCAGGATCGTTATAGTCAAAATGATGACGCTCATGCCCAATCCAAAGTCCAGGAACCACATGAATTCCCAAACGCCATGCACGATCAATGTAACGCTCACCTCCGGCCACTTTATCTTCGAGAGTCCCAATCCCCCAAGTACGGGTGAAATTCCCTCCTGCAAGTTTAAATTGCTCGAGCATACCGGGCTGAATAACACCACCTGCCCCTTGAATAGGCGTTTCTTTATCGTTGATATAAATACGCCAAGTGCCTTCGGCATTTTTCTTCAGTTCAACTTTAGAGGGCTTATTGGGGATCTCACCTTTTTTAAGTTCCACTTGATCAATAATTGATTGCAGCGGGTTGGCCGAACTAAGTGTTGAGAAAAACATAAGTACACACGCGAAAATTTTATCTTTCATAACTATCCTGATTTTTATTATTAAAGTATACTAGTACTATACTGGATTTTCAAGTGTTCTATTCTAAAATTATACTAATATAGATGATTTTAAGATAAAACTAAATTTTACTGCCAAGCTAGGATGCTTTTGAGAACAACTAAATAAGTAAAAGCGCTCCAGAACTGGAACTTAAACGAGAGCGAGTTCAGCTTCTTTTAAAAGTGCTCCATTGGAGTCAATTAGGTCACGGTACCAATAACCCGAATCCTTAATTGTGCGCTCACCCGTTTCATAATTGATGTAGGTCAGACCAAAACGTTGAGTATAGCCTTCGCCCCATTCAAAATTATCCATCAAAGACCAATGCATGTAGCCTGTGACGGGAACATTTTCCTCCACAGCTCTTTGCAAGTGACTGAGGTACTGCTTGGTGTAGAGAATGCGGTTTTGATCATGTACTGCACCATCTTCAGCAATCACGTCATGTTGAGAAAAACCATTTTCGGTAATCATAATTTCTTTACCATAGC
This window harbors:
- a CDS encoding glycoside hydrolase family 2 TIM barrel-domain containing protein; this encodes MKDKIFACVLMFFSTLSSANPLQSIIDQVELKKGEIPNKPSKVELKKNAEGTWRIYINDKETPIQGAGGVIQPGMLEQFKLAGGNFTRTWGIGTLEDKVAGGERYIDRAWRLGIHVVPGLWIGHERHHFDYNDPEQLKKQREHVRQSVRKWKNHPAIAMWGLGNEMEDPVKQNPNPAVIKELEILAQIIKEEDPHHPVMTVIAGSGAGKVKSIMQHYPSIDVLGVNAYGSAAGTGEALKAHAWSKPFAVTEFGVMGFWEVPKTSWGAPIEPNSTDKSKTYYSSHKLVCDINEGKEMCLGTFAFLWGWKQEKTSTWFGMCLPTMEKLPQVDAMVKAWTGEWPENRCPNIMKISADFDQKVIEGDRLYVARVDAIDRNGDDLTYDWLVVEESLVVSVGGDPEDPPPSYP